The stretch of DNA AGGACGGGCCGTGCCGCGCAGTGCGTCGTCGACCGGCACAAAAGGCAGCGGATTTCGGTCGACGGCGACGCGCGGTGTCGCACACGCCTCGCCTTTCTCGAGCCGGAACAGAGCCCGGCCCGGGCGTGCGTGCAGAATCGGCTGGGAAAGCGCGGCCGCGTATCAGCCTTTCTCCGTCCTGCTCCATGGTTTTCCCCGAATTCCACGGGACAGCAGCCTCGTGCTAAAGCTGCCCCGTCCGACAAACCCCTCTTTTCTCAGCGACCTTGTGTTTACACAAGCCACACCCTTGCACTGTCGCTGTTCGGCCCAGACCAGTCGCATTACACACGAAAAGATGTGAAAATTCGAATGAAATGCCAACTTCTAGCAAGAAGTTTACTAGAAAAGCGACTTCACATTGGGGGCACGGAAATATTTTACATGCATAGTACTCGTACTAGCACCGCCAGATTATTGCATCCAGACGGCGGCGAGGGGATACGCTAGGAGTTCATCGCGGCCGAAAAGACAAGCTTTTTGCCACGTTAAGACAAGAGAGTAGAGCGCACACGTATGCACGCACGTTTTCTTAATCCGGCATCATGATGCGAGTACCAACTAATAGTAGTATTAAAAATGCTACTAGCATCTAGGCTAAGATTTGATTGAGTACGGCGATCGCCACTCCGGGGTCCGGACGGCCCGGCTCACGCGCCGTCGACGCCGTCCTTGGTGTCGGCCGCGCCGTCGGCCTTCGGCTCCGTCATGGACCTCAGCAGCGGCGACTCGGACCCTACGGGGTTGTGAGAGAAAGCAGAGGGATGTTATCATCTATGGACCTGAATGTCACAGGACGCGGGGACGGAAATGAGTGGGGCTTGTGGTACCTTTGGACGCGTTGAAGGAGCGCTTGCAGTGCGCAATGGCGCCCTGGATGCCGTCCTGCAGCTGCAGCAGCGAGTCGTCGCGGCGCTGCGGCTGCGCGGGGGTCGGTGGTGTGGCCGACGGCGACGGCGCGGCCGCCACGGCGGAGGACGCGGAGCGGCTCTTGCCGAGGCGCTTGCACGCCTGCTTCAGGCCGGCCGGCACGCTGGCGCGCGGAGCGCGCACGCCGCACGCGACGACGACGGGCTGTGGCGGCGGGGCAGGTGCCGCACGAGGCTGGGAGGGGGCGGGGGAGGGTGTCGCGGAAGGGGGCGGCGAGGGTTCGGGCTCCGCGTCCGTCTCCTCGCCCTCGCTGGCGCCGGCGAACCGTAGGCGCTCGCCGTAGCGGCGGGAGACCTTGACGTACAGGGGCTTGATTTTGTTCAGGTACTTGAGCATAACCTCCTTGGCGAAGCGCCGCTCCTCGGCGGTGATCGCCACCGCGTCGGAAggctgaggtgcctgcaccgccGGCCTGGCCGCGCCGGTGCCAGCGCCGGCGTCGGAGGTGCGAGAGCTGTTGTCACGCGTGAAGAGCGACACAAACGGCGCGTCGTCCACCCGGAACTTGATCAAGAAGCGGTTCGTCTTGGGCGCCGGGGAACCGCCGGCAGCACCACCCGCGTTGCCCTCCGCCGGAACGGGGACCTTCGGCTTCCTCAGCTTAAGCAGAAGCACGCGGAACTTGGTCGCCGGACGGAGGAACGACGCCGCCGGGGCCTCCGCCGTCGCAGCAGGCTCCGCCTCCTTCCCGACGCCGTTCTCAGCCTCACTGACCGGCACCACCGGCTCCACGGCCACCACCTCGCCGCCGGACGCGGCATCGCCGGCGACGGAGAAGTTGAACTCGACCCTCTCTTCCTCCGCGTCCGACGCGGCGCTCTCGTCGCCCGGCACCGCGAACTCGAGGTCGAAGAAGGCCGCGTCGTCTTCCACCACGTCCGCGCCCCCACCACTTCCACCCCCTTCACCACCTTCCTCACACGCCAACGCGGCAATGGTCGTGGCCGGCACGGCCGTGCGCTGGTTGCCGGCGACCGCTCCGCCGCGCAGGTACTTGAGAAGGCTGAACGACTCCATCACGCCCAGAGAGGCCGAGCTCACTCCACTCCCTCACCCCTCTACTTCTCTTGATTGTCTCACTCTCCACACTCAAATAAAAAGACTCTTTCGGGGGAGGCTTTTACCTTTCGGGGAGGAGGAGAAGGACAAGGTGGTGGCGCCGCTGCCTCGCATCGCTGGGGTAATAGATGAGCTCATGAGCAGCGGCAGGCGGTCAGAGGCGAGGGGCCAGTGGCCGCGGTGGGGCCCGACGGTTTCGGCGGGGCCCGTGTCCGTGTGCCGTCTGGGGCGGGTCTCGCGTGATCTCGCCCGCTCGTCGCCCAATCAGCCGCCAGGATCGAACGAGGAAATAGGTAGCCACCGGATTTCTTCGAATTTATTTTGCTGAAACTGTGAGTGACCAGACTTCTCACTGGGATTTTCTATGCTGCGATGGATCACATGGCACGAGTGACGTGGGCTTTGGCTGCACATGCTCGGCATGAACTGCTTCGTGTCCTCCTCCTCGCTGCGGGATGGGCTGGGCTGTGCTGCGGATGGTAAATCTAGCTTTATCTAATCGGAGTTCAACGACCGTCCGACTAGAGACAAAACGCCTATCTATTCAATCGTCACTTGATTTTGTGCACATCATCAAAGCATCCGATCCTGGAGACGACTCggatggcttcttcttcttcctcagagAAACAAACGCCTTGTGCGTGCGTGCGTACTCACGGATCACAATGATCTCTGTCTGCCTCTTGGAGCACACAGCACAGCACAGGAGATGCATGCTACACTGAATCTGATCTGATAAAAGTCGATGGGCTTCTGTCAGGCGAGCGCGAGTACCGGCGCTGAGACAGTCGATCGGCTGATAATTTCTTACTTATGACCGAGGAATGCATTTCTTTTTGCTGTAGAATCATGGCAATCATGATGTTCCTTCAatcctttttcctttttctttcctTGAAAGAACCCGCGGCTCGGCGTGGCAGCTAGTCAATTCTACGCGGTGCTCTCAAAGTTGAAACTGCCGCTGTGGACTGTAGTTGATTTGGTGACCTGCACATCTCACTGTGCAGTTTCCTGTCCGCTGCCGGAAACAGTAGGCGACCATGACCTCTGCGCGCTCATAATAGCCGTCGATTGCGCCGGTACAGGAACTTCCAGGAAATAGAGAATTGGAGCATCGTCCTACGCTCTGAGCTTCAGAAATGCTGGCGAGAATGAATTGCCGTCAGATGTTAATTTGCGTATAAGAGCAAACTAGATTGTTTCTGGGGAGCCTAGAGAGACGGAGAAACAATATACACATTTGTTGTTGTGTTCTTTTCTAACCGGGCTGGAAAGGGAGAAAGCGGGCTTAAAGCATCAAAACCCATCGTACTTGCAAACTAATCTGTAGTTGtatggttaggaggacagtggtaTATATCCGGTTCATCAAAGTTGAAACCTGGATTTGACATTGGTGCTTGTATTCAGTTTTGGGTGGCGCTCCCTGCTCCCTGGCAGGCATGGTGCTCGGCAGCGGTTGCTACGTCCGATGGCTCTGCTCCTAGTCTGCCGTGGGCAGATCTGACACGACGGCTGCTGTTTTGGCGACCGGTGGCCTTCCCGAGGTGCGGCTGGCTGCTCTGTGTCTCTTTGTTGACGGGTTGGCCTTGGTTTGATGGTCTTGCCAACACCGGTGTGGATCATTGAGGTGGTGTTTGGAAGCTCGGGTGAAAACCCTATCTTGGTCTTCGGCCTATGACTAGCGATGGTAACGCCTGTGGGTGTCGTGGACCTTCTTGGAGGCATCGTTGTCTTGCTTTCTCACCCCTCGCGCTCAGGGCGGTCGATGCAACTCCGGGGGGAAACCTAGATTCATGTGATCAGACGAAGGCGGTGTCTTGACATCGTATCCCCTCTCGAGGGCTTTGTCTTTGGAGCGGGGCATTGGCAAGAGGGACAAGTGGAAGATGGTGGTTGTTGGCGTCAAGGCTTCTGTGGCAACAATGGCCATGCCAAGCGAAGTCGGAGGCGTGACACCAGATGCGGTAGCCGACTCTTCTCCGTCGTGTTCGTGTGATTACCTCGAGTTGTTTTGGTACAGTGAAGTCGGAATTGCGGCGGCGGGGCCCCTATGGCAACGATGGCATGCAACAGGTTGTTCGTTCGGTGGTCTCCCGCGGTGCCAACCATGCATAGTTCTTCTTCGGAGCTCTCCATCGGAGTTGGAGCTGCGTAGCCTTCGGTGCGGGTGGCTGGGCATGGCACGGTTCGACTTGTGTTTCCAAACTGCCTCTACGATGCGGGTGGGGTCGACGTTCGTCTTCGGCGAAGTCGGAGTCACTTGCACGGAGTCTAGGTAGGGCGATGACGCCTGTTGGGAAGAAGAGACGCCGATGACGTCCGAGTGTATCTTGACGAGGCCCTCCTTGTTGAGGTGTGTAGGATATTTTTGTGTGCTGCTCGGCGATTTATGACGGTTTTAGCCCTTCTATTCCATTAATTAACCATGCAACTCTCTTCTGCTTATTTGATGGACTtctgcctccgtttcaaaaaaacatTGGTGCTTGCATTATTTGTATATTTATTTCAGACTTTCAGTGATGTCTGTCACTGGGAGGAGATGCTCCCATCGACTGCGATGTGTCGATGGAGACTTCGTAAAAATCTCAAGATgctatgccggctcagtctctcatAAGTTCTCATATGTGTAGGGTGTGTAGGTGTGCGTTCATATGGGTGACTTGATGCTCGTGTATGCGAGCAACTTCGATTGTACCGTATTTTAAAAAACATTGTACTCGACCCGAATCGGCACAAGCATTATAAGATGAAAACCTGATGACACAACAAAGCTAAGACCTAACAGTTTTGGAACTACTAAAACATGAAGATAAAACTCCAGACAACATTGCACTTACCTTGCTAACTAATTCACTTCAGAGTATctgttgttgtcgttgttgtgGTGTTTTCCCATTTACTTATTGGCATTTGCTATTGACAGGTGCATTTCCCTCGCAACGAGGAGGTCCCGACTTTGAACCCTGTCATTATACCGGTACTTTTTCCCCGAAAAACTAGGAGCCCTCGCTAAGGGCGATTAGGGTTTCAGTGGATACGGCGGCGTTCGCTGACACCTCGTCGGTGAGTC from Triticum urartu cultivar G1812 chromosome 3, Tu2.1, whole genome shotgun sequence encodes:
- the LOC125544176 gene encoding probable membrane-associated kinase regulator 2, with the translated sequence MESFSLLKYLRGGAVAGNQRTAVPATTIAALACEEGGEGGGSGGGADVVEDDAAFFDLEFAVPGDESAASDAEEERVEFNFSVAGDAASGGEVVAVEPVVPVSEAENGVGKEAEPAATAEAPAASFLRPATKFRVLLLKLRKPKVPVPAEGNAGGAAGGSPAPKTNRFLIKFRVDDAPFVSLFTRDNSSRTSDAGAGTGAARPAVQAPQPSDAVAITAEERRFAKEVMLKYLNKIKPLYVKVSRRYGERLRFAGASEGEETDAEPEPSPPPSATPSPAPSQPRAAPAPPPQPVVVACGVRAPRASVPAGLKQACKRLGKSRSASSAVAAAPSPSATPPTPAQPQRRDDSLLQLQDGIQGAIAHCKRSFNASKGSESPLLRSMTEPKADGAADTKDGVDGA